One window of Vibrio sinaloensis genomic DNA carries:
- the moaE gene encoding molybdopterin synthase catalytic subunit MoaE, giving the protein MRQRVLVSGNDFNVGDEYDALAEGSSAGAVVSFVGKVRDMNLGDSVTGLSLEHYPGMTEKALNEICDQAEQRWPLLQTRVIHRIGDLDIGDQIVFVGVSSAHRGAAFEACEFIMDYLKTKAPFWKKERTTDSSRWVESRESDAQAAERWQS; this is encoded by the coding sequence ATGCGGCAACGAGTGTTGGTATCTGGTAATGATTTTAATGTCGGCGACGAGTACGACGCTTTAGCTGAGGGCAGCTCTGCGGGCGCAGTGGTGTCCTTTGTCGGCAAAGTGCGCGATATGAATTTAGGCGACAGTGTCACTGGTTTGTCACTAGAGCATTACCCGGGGATGACTGAAAAAGCTTTAAATGAGATTTGCGACCAAGCTGAGCAGCGTTGGCCGTTACTTCAAACGCGGGTCATCCATCGGATTGGTGATTTAGACATTGGCGATCAAATTGTGTTTGTCGGTGTATCTAGTGCACATCGCGGCGCGGCGTTCGAAGCGTGTGAGTTCATTATGGACTATTTAAAAACCAAAGCACCGTTTTGGAAAAAAGAGCGCACCACGGATTCGTCTCGCTGGGTTGAATCGCGTGAGTCTGATGCGCAAGCGGCTGAGCGCTGGCAGTCTTAA
- the moaD gene encoding molybdopterin synthase sulfur carrier subunit: protein MIKVLFFAQTRELVGVDELELNDHFESVEQVRHHLAQQPGKWDLALEPGKLLAAVNQSIVPLEHAVKSGDEVAFFPPVTGG, encoded by the coding sequence ATGATAAAAGTTCTTTTTTTTGCCCAAACCCGTGAGCTGGTGGGCGTCGATGAGCTCGAGCTTAACGATCACTTTGAAAGCGTTGAACAGGTTCGTCATCACTTAGCGCAACAACCAGGAAAATGGGATTTGGCGTTAGAGCCTGGCAAGTTACTCGCAGCGGTGAACCAATCGATTGTGCCTCTTGAACATGCAGTGAAGTCAGGTGACGAAGTGGCCTTTTTCCCTCCTGTCACTGGAGGTTGA